Proteins co-encoded in one Hemibagrus wyckioides isolate EC202008001 linkage group LG26, SWU_Hwy_1.0, whole genome shotgun sequence genomic window:
- the LOC131346567 gene encoding uncharacterized protein LOC131346567 isoform X1 produces MIFTEMISSMEKKRSEVIELIRAQGKAELNRVEQLLKQLELEITDLKKRVTELEQLSHIGSHAFPPGSQCLSQTSSGIKAGYTLDGVPTHCRAQTTKGQQSKQGTGANNRGRGVSSLSVSLLIMRIHPASLSISISHLME; encoded by the exons ATGATCTTTACTGAGATGATtagctccatggagaaaaagcgctcTGAAGTGATAgagctgatcagagctcagggGAAGGCTGAACTGAATCGAGTTGAACAACTCCTGAAGCAACTGGAGCTGGAGATCACTGATCTTAAGAAGAGAGTTactgagctggagcagctttCACACATAGGATCACATgcatttcctccag ggagccagTGCCTATCTCAgacatcatcgggcatcaaggcaggatacaccctggacggagtgccaacccattgcagggcacag ACCACAAAGGGTCAACAGTCAAAGCAGGGAACTGGAGCCAACAACAGAGGCAGAGG agtttccagtctctctgtgtctcttctgATCATGAGGATTCACCCAGCATCACTGTCCATCAGCATCTCtcatttgatggagtga
- the LOC131346567 gene encoding tripartite motif-containing protein 16-like isoform X2 — protein sequence MHFLQSFQSLCVSSDHEDSPSITVHQHLSFDGVRNSLSDLKKQFKEFCEEEFNKVHPHEPKSREDFLKHFCYLTLDPNTAYHYLHLAEW from the exons ATgcatttcctccag agtttccagtctctctgtgtctcttctgATCATGAGGATTCACCCAGCATCACTGTCCATCAGCATCTCtcatttgatggagtgaggaattctctctcagatctgaaaAAGCAATTCAAGGAATTCTGCGAGGAGGAATTCAACAAAGTCCATCCACATG AGCCTAAGAGCAGGGAAGATTTTCTGAAAC atttctgttatctgactctggatccaaACACAGCATATCATTACCTCCATCTGGCAGAGTGGTGA
- the LOC131347215 gene encoding tripartite motif-containing protein 16-like isoform X1 codes for MAEARISVDHFSVDQFSCSVCLDLLKDPVTTRCGHSFCMVCINDCWDQEDEKGVYSCPQCRDTFTLRPVLCRNNMLVDVVEKLKKTEVQGASPAHCYTGPRDVSAVIDVECDYCTGRKYKAIKSCLICLTSFCETHLKPHLELPGLKNHTLIEASSRLLEKICSQHDEVLRIYCRTDQMCICSLCMLDNHKGHDAVLLSAERTEKQSELKDEKMKSQQRIQEKQKKVQELKQAVDKIKSRAQTAVEDSEGIFSEMISSMEKKRSEVIELIRAQEKAELNRAEQLLKQLELEITDLKRRVTELEQLLHTHDRMHFFQGFRSLCVSSDHEDSPSITVHQHLLFDRMRNSLSDLKKRFKDFCEEEFNKIPPHAAAVQKISVSEPKSKEDFLKYFCYMTLDPNTAHNHLQLSKKNRVVTWSLEKSSSDHPDIFDSCYQVLCKERVCGRCYWEVEWSGVGVVYISVSYKEIRRKGEGKECVFGQNSQSWSLYCSPLSLSFYHNDMETELKVPSSSRIGVYVDHSAGSLSFYSVSDKMRLIHSVQTTFTQPLYAGFRVAVRTTVRLCDPK; via the exons ATGGCAGAGGCTCGTATTTCAGTAGATCACTTTTCAGTGGATCAGTTCAGCTGTtcagtgtgtctggatctcctgaaggatCCAGTAACTACTCGctgtggtcacagtttctgtatggtgtgtattaatgactgctgggatcaggaggatgAGAAGGGCGTCtacagctgtcctcagtgcagagacactttcactcTGAGGCCAGTTTTATGCAGAAACAATATGCTGGTTGAcgtggtggagaaactgaagaagactgaagtccaaggtgcttctcctgctcactgttacactggaccTAGAGatgtgagtgctgtgattgatgtggagtgtgattacTGCACCGGGAGAAAATACAAAGCCATCAAATCCTGTCTGATTTGTCTTACCTCCTTTTGTGAAACTCATCTTAAACCTCATCTTGAACTTCCTGGTTTAAAAAATCACACCTTAATTGAAGCCTCTTCAAGACTCCTAGAGAAGATTTGCTCTCAACATGATGAAGTTCTCAGGATCTACTGTCGTACTGACCAAATGTGTATTTGTTCTTTGTGCATGTTGGATAATCACAAAGGGCATGATGCTGTATTACTATCAGCAGAGAGAACTGAGAAACAG AGTGAGCTGAAGGATGAGAAGATGAAATCCCAGCAGAgaatccaggagaagcagaagaaggtgcaggagctgaaacaggCTGTGGACAAGATTaag TCTCGTGCTCAGACAGCAGTTGAGGACAGTGAGGGGATCTTCAGTGAGATGATtagctccatggagaaaaagcgctcTGAAGTGATAgagctgatcagagctcaggagaaggctGAACTGAATCGAGCTGAACAACTCCTGAAGCAACTGGAGCTGGAGATCACTGATCTTAagaggagagtcactgagctggagcagcttttacacacacacgatcgCATGCATTTCTTCCAG GGTTTCcggtctctctgtgtctcttctgATCATGAGGATTCACCCAGCATCACTGTCCATCAACATCTCTTATTTGATAGAATGAGGaattctctctcagatctgaaaAAGCGATTCAAGGATTTCTGCGAGGaggaattcaacaaaatccCTCCACATG ctgcagcagttcagaagATTTCAGTCTCAGAGCCAAAGAGCAAAGAAGATTTTCTGAAAT ATTTCTGTTATATGACTCTGGATCCAAACACAGCACATAATCATCTCCAACTGTCTAagaagaacagagtggtgaCATGGAGTTTGGAAAAGTCGTCCTCTGACCATCCAGATATATTTGACTCCTGTTAtcaggtgttgtgtaaggagagagtgtgtggacgctgttactgggaggtggagtggagtggtgttggagttgtgtacatatcagtctcatataaagagatcaggaggaaaggagagggtaaagagtgtgtgtttggacaaaacagtcagtcctggagtctgtactgttctcctctctctctctctttctatcacaacGACATGGAAACTGAGCTCAAAGTTCCATcatcctccagaataggagtgtatgtggatcacagtgcaggaagtCTGTCCTTCTACAGTGTCTCTGACAAGATGAGGCTCATCCACAGTGTCCAaaccacattcactcagcctctatacgCTGGGTTTAGGGTTGCAGTACGTACaactgtgaggttgtgtgacCCAAAATAA
- the LOC131347215 gene encoding E3 ubiquitin/ISG15 ligase TRIM25-like isoform X2, with protein sequence MAEARISVDHFSVDQFSCSVCLDLLKDPVTTRCGHSFCMVCINDCWDQEDEKGVYSCPQCRDTFTLRPVLCRNNMLVDVVEKLKKTEVQGASPAHCYTGPRDVSAVIDVECDYCTGRKYKAIKSCLICLTSFCETHLKPHLELPGLKNHTLIEASSRLLEKICSQHDEVLRIYCRTDQMCICSLCMLDNHKGHDAVLLSAERTEKQSELKDEKMKSQQRIQEKQKKVQELKQAVDKIKSRAQTAVEDSEGIFSEMISSMEKKRSEVIELIRAQEKAELNRAEQLLKQLELEITDLKRRVTELEQLLHTHDRMHFFQGFRSLCVSSDHEDSPSITVHQHLLFDRMRNSLSDLKKRFKDFCEEEFNKIPPHAAAVQKISVSEPKSKEDFLKFHKIVELD encoded by the exons ATGGCAGAGGCTCGTATTTCAGTAGATCACTTTTCAGTGGATCAGTTCAGCTGTtcagtgtgtctggatctcctgaaggatCCAGTAACTACTCGctgtggtcacagtttctgtatggtgtgtattaatgactgctgggatcaggaggatgAGAAGGGCGTCtacagctgtcctcagtgcagagacactttcactcTGAGGCCAGTTTTATGCAGAAACAATATGCTGGTTGAcgtggtggagaaactgaagaagactgaagtccaaggtgcttctcctgctcactgttacactggaccTAGAGatgtgagtgctgtgattgatgtggagtgtgattacTGCACCGGGAGAAAATACAAAGCCATCAAATCCTGTCTGATTTGTCTTACCTCCTTTTGTGAAACTCATCTTAAACCTCATCTTGAACTTCCTGGTTTAAAAAATCACACCTTAATTGAAGCCTCTTCAAGACTCCTAGAGAAGATTTGCTCTCAACATGATGAAGTTCTCAGGATCTACTGTCGTACTGACCAAATGTGTATTTGTTCTTTGTGCATGTTGGATAATCACAAAGGGCATGATGCTGTATTACTATCAGCAGAGAGAACTGAGAAACAG AGTGAGCTGAAGGATGAGAAGATGAAATCCCAGCAGAgaatccaggagaagcagaagaaggtgcaggagctgaaacaggCTGTGGACAAGATTaag TCTCGTGCTCAGACAGCAGTTGAGGACAGTGAGGGGATCTTCAGTGAGATGATtagctccatggagaaaaagcgctcTGAAGTGATAgagctgatcagagctcaggagaaggctGAACTGAATCGAGCTGAACAACTCCTGAAGCAACTGGAGCTGGAGATCACTGATCTTAagaggagagtcactgagctggagcagcttttacacacacacgatcgCATGCATTTCTTCCAG GGTTTCcggtctctctgtgtctcttctgATCATGAGGATTCACCCAGCATCACTGTCCATCAACATCTCTTATTTGATAGAATGAGGaattctctctcagatctgaaaAAGCGATTCAAGGATTTCTGCGAGGaggaattcaacaaaatccCTCCACATG ctgcagcagttcagaagATTTCAGTCTCAGAGCCAAAGAGCAAAGAAGATTTTCTGAAAT TTCACAAGATTGTGGAACTGGACTGA
- the LOC131347216 gene encoding uncharacterized protein LOC131347216 — MVDGLLVSSCPAIKDLGVIIDSGLSFEAHVDNITRVAFFHLRNIAKIRNMLSLHDAEKLVHAFVISRLDYCNVLPSGCSSRSIHKLQLVQNAAASVLTRTRRYEHITLILATLHWLPVKFRIDYKILLLTYRALNGLAPQYLSDLLVFYDPPHLLRSKGAGYLVVPQVAKATAEGRAFSFKAPKLWNSLPISVRDSDTVSMFKSRLKTHLFSQAFNV; from the coding sequence atggtggatggtcttttggtttcatcttgtccagcaataaaagatcttggtgtgattattgattctggtctttcattcgaagctcatgtagataatatcactcgggtagctttcttccatcttaggaatattgctaagataagaaatatgttgtcgcttcatgatgcagaaaaattagttcatgcttttgttatctctaggttggattattgtaatgtcttaccgtctggatgttccagtaggagcatacacaagctccagttagtccagaatgcagcagctagtgtcctaactagaaccagaagatatgagcacatcactcttattttagccacactacattggctcccagtcaaatttcgcattgattataaaatactgttactaacctatagagcactaaatggtcttgcGCCGCAGTacttgagcgatcttttagtcttttatgatccgccacacctactccgatcaaagggtgctggttacttggtagtacctcaagtagcaaaggctacagcagagggcagagctttctctttcaaagccccaaagttatggaacagccttccaattagtgttcgggattcagacacagtctcaatgtttaagtctaggctgaagacacatttgtttagtcaagcttttaatgtatag